The Anolis carolinensis isolate JA03-04 chromosome 1, rAnoCar3.1.pri, whole genome shotgun sequence genome window below encodes:
- the LOC100559911 gene encoding zinc finger protein 318 isoform X2, translating to MRVESGLWEGERPVGRRDGGVREACLLPRRTVCLAMFRAGSSGLPSMSSSLSSSRAKESGSSSSSGSRSSRSGPSRGRSPPRRSPSPRSRTSRRRHRSRSRSPSGSRASRRSPSPRRSSRRYSPGRRSHSPGRRSRSAGRRSRSPGRRSRSPGRRSRSPGRRSRSPGRRSRSPGRRSCSPRRCSHSPRRRSRSPGQRTRSPGQRSLSRHSESSVEQNLQITVGNDRYGIDTPERKRLCDRLGSPVDSLSDVDRDDLADGPIFSRSLSRSQSLERYPSREENLSSPFHMRHDEDYHSRDVFVHQLGYGINYEHLQDKHRETDRDGEMLRKPLYSSGDRGRETKHPRYDRDDNLLDASVKTQGFLPGMRNYRKRSFSRSPSPSYVDKYFHELESVRRRKEKEELSRNLIREVPGNGYTMPSSSNPVQSSEPRYLYRPDDAPTMPKKSILKKRVEEPSVQPEVFPSSSVKEPPFLSNPSLPQHSSIPAFALEVENFLKRFNKNAVAESATNKTSQGSLHDWQPLSEQQQNASPFEQNSGSFLSQKDHHESVLEPADPQSDFLLPHEKASQDGSGFSRILSMMADSTSTQEKRRRSFPDDIENEEKFLYGNDDDDEDSNITSASTQKLTPIDVKEPVQPKVSFPPPAVKPDTSEESRPEYEKIHDLLKTIGLEIGVAEIGKLAARTQERLHGKKTSHSPDCYSVASHKPEFREIHRSRSNTHSPEPSQKCSLSPSSSFPPSTDLSSVSVSDHTKNKGQDNLAGTLDRSIPPIPVIPSAPPSLPNLSPSTSVSQYNVSRFPPFTPTQLSQNYPSPTMPPPGYDAYGHYMAYAASGWPMYPQQAQNEPAHSDVHGLVTLTAPPNPSRPNLRVIETISTTKGTPEMRRDESVLVQIPTATSYSKMQPQSSQPSFKTVKERLSDERNRASQKQKVIEEREKLKAEQDARQKKLHYLRTELNRLSKQQGEMLRKKRREKDGHKDPLLVEVNRLQENIMKEIDQLKMNADAAEKKQSELDKVAQILGINISEKSRKLSSENKDLSEKNKSENAKNQERTSGSIKESKTSHEKPQSKSPKPTDSSSQPSKQHLQATSIYDYYDTGNHWCKDCNTICGTMFDFFTHMHNKKHRQTLDPYNRPWASKIENETKQDITKRIDKIPVPAKGCEFLIPITGYYCQLCHEFFGDQISAEQHMKSHPHNEKYMKHIEENPLYEERRNLDRQAGLSVIQETERRLKRKQSEKQKDEKYEKTAKTPRKEELKSVNELGDGNKEYDANKKREVPSGQKSGIKLRLKKDDKEIVKKEGKKEDSPQESKVSSFGKFSWRKTEKEEKNQVKDVDLLKEESTEECKDKDSKSQSGKSNSKPIAIKLSGKTVIPHTSTWTPVVSTSSQAKIKPNLPVPTMVLRKSATTTVNKPAPLNTFLSIKSSGASNKPLPFVKEGNQEVVLAPDIISKAFGGEVVDLKGSQEDAKTAEQVEDKELESVKKAIAHAKGLEEAKMSAIRAQLEEAAALAQAKAKEFAIAKQRMIRMAKKNEQSLIFERSKQHRPFLSLPAGPLRPLSQQLQSPVLYLLPSFPPPKQAVILADDLAPGVSEDDKNILAMPMCPRPLPPPNIFRNHTQKLEKKNTSLAAGNAQDLYDVFYNSTVRSPADSKLVNSSNSDKGKFNSVEKERKNDMLASSKVGDSSSGQQSSHNVCSSSSDPKNPLDGEALEKEKPKTEEVLAVCEESSSIDRKSDNIPFSDTQSVFGNKKAPEYNVILASDPLSFQKDIVMGASTLTDSSKKSPHPEKAEFVAQVSENNTPVLASDSKKPPELAKTVSESSGGNTLTMQLEDTIGLLEGINMKPLKCETSEVAMETSESSVLPLKVDNKMSSELNIAECQYPDDNKLTIQLLENIAVPVENVNMKLLECETSEIVTPFSENKASVLEVNLSKPLDIEQPEFECNDSKFAIQLSENIAPVEDVSIRSLKCEASEIIKQFSESNAPLECDNKKPSELEIAEFKCPDDKELGMQLLENTVALAEDLSKKKTELETAELAVPLPDSDATTLEELPKNPLVPETVEFKSADNFAMPLSEDRLAPLEDAIMKTTEFEMEEFSSSNEKESAVQLPEKDSDFNKKPIMRYDNVTNCKDTDGKLQDQQNMGGCDKSKLENNDSDLEMKASVTSSGERDSEIRDPESAEHPFVPNRGDSPKLFELQIEANKEGSVRIEGKQNAGTSEVIASTSVSDVQNELVWNSCLKGNEEDLQIIVTDQTFSKEPLLNLKVDTVRFDKLELATASDEIPQTSEIENLDTEYNLLNKGDPDSFHSNREQELMVSSQTKDDKRFYVDGPELGKIPNECLTNVALISNILEKHEEINQQPVSGEGKCLQSEEVLRSISSTNDGVPSSSVEFICIKNDTYETLSSDTELNGNGENSVAETENVSSSNVHSETVQESLDALSTEINVGPLGDGTLTFTDINTGVLNTPAVGDFDLNSTCSAIGFHQSTTLTLNLNIENERDSPKSDEIKPSDTHRLKAGLDSINFRLGDIEMEHEPLGILPSEILNEDIVDSPKLEMVPPISLESSKTTELDIDRLVVESEMNDFVALTSGEEEGKFCPLLSGVTAPHVVFPSSANNVNAKPNTSLLEMQDKPPISEVLEENIGKYCTDDMLPLSCDEKDMQSQVSMYMDTLLPDLKKTPVEVGDLCDSELYNAENETQISEVELIKTEEENNDISCEVATKLTPEVTEGSTEHLLL from the exons AGATATTCCCCGGGACGACGCTCTCACTCCCCAGGCCGACGTTCTCGCTCCGCGGGACGGCGCTCTCGCTCCCCGGGACGGCGCTCTCGCTCCCCGGGACGGCGCTCTCGCTCCCCGGGACGGCGCTCTCGCTCCCCGGGACGGCGCTCTCGCTCTCCAGGACGGCGCTCTTGCTCCCCACGCCGTTGCTCTCACTCCCCACGCCGCCGCTCCCGTTCGCCAGGACAGCGTACTCGTTCTCCAGGACAGCGCTCTCTAAGTCGACACTCTGAATCTTCAGTGGAACAGAACTTGCAAATCACAGTTGGCAATGACCGTTATGGCATTGACACACCTGAGAGAAAGAGGCTATGTGATAGACTAGGCTCGCCAGTTGATAGTTTGAGTGATGTGGACAG GGATGACTTGGCTGATGGTCCAATATTTAGCAGGAGTCTTTCACGTTCTCAAAGCCTTGAGCGATATCCCTCCCGTGAAGAAAATCTTTCTAGTCCTTTTCATATGAGACATGATGAAGATTATCACAGTAGGGATGTTTTTGTCCACCAGCTGGGCTATGGCATAAACTATGAGCATCTACAGGATAAACACAGAGAAACTGATCGAGATGGTGAAATGCTTAGAAAACCTTTATATTCATCAGGAGATAGAGGAAGAGAGACAAAGCATCCCCGATATGATAGAGATGACAACCTGCTTGATGCAAGTGTAAAGACTCAAGGTTTCTTACCAGGCATGCGAAACTACCGTAAACGAAGTTTTAGTAGAAGCCCAAGTCCATCATATGTAGACAAATATTTCCATGAGCTTGAAAGTGttaggagaagaaaggaaaaggaggagctAAGCAGAAATTTGATTCGGGAAGTGCCTGGCAATGGCTACACAATGCCTAGCTCAAGTAATCCTGTACAGTCTTCTGAACCCCGATACCTTTATAGACCTGATGATGCACCAACAATGCCTAAAAAATCAATCTTAAAGAAACGTGTGGAAGAACCTTCTGTGCAG CCTGAAGTCTTTCCTAGCAGTTCTGTCAAAGAGCCGCCATTTCTTTCAAATCCTTCTTTACCGCAGCATAGCAGCATTCCTGCATTTGCTCTGGAAGTGGAGAATTTCCTCAAACGGTTCAACAAAAATGCAGTTGCAGAGTCGGCTACTAATAAGACTTCTCAGGGATCTTTGCATGACTGGCAACCACTCTCTGAGCAACAGCAAAATGCTTCTCCATTTGAACAGAACTCAGGCAGTTTTTTATCACAGAAGGACCATCACGAGTCAGTATTAGAACCTGCTGACCCACAGTCTGACTTCTTGCTCCCTCATGAAAAAGCCAGCCAGGATGGGAGTGGCTTTTCACGCATTTTGAGCATGATGGCAGATTCTACCAGTACTCAAGAAAAAAGAAGGCGCAGCTTCCCTGATGACATTGAGAATGAAGAGAAATTTCTTTatggcaatgatgatgatgatgaagattccAACATTACTTCCGCCAGTACTCAAAAACTAACACCGATTGATGTTAAAGAGCCTGTGCAGCCGAAAGTAAGTTTTCCACCTCCAGCAGTGAAGCCAGACACTTCAGAAGAATCTCGGCCGGAATACGAGAAGATTCATGATTTGCTCAAAACTATTGGTCTTGAGATTGGAGTGGCTGAAATTGGCAAGCTAGCTGCCCGCACTCAGGAACGACTCCATGGGAAAAAGACATCTCATTCTCCTGATTGCTATTCAGTAGCTTCTCATAAACCGGAATTTCGGGAAATTCACCGCAGTAGAAGCAATACTCATTCTCCAGAGCCAAGTCAAAAGTGTTCTCTTTCACCTTCTAGCTCTTTCCCACCATCTACAGATTTGTCCTCTGTTTCAGTATCTGATCACACTAAAAATAAAGGACAGGATAATCTTGCTGGCACATTGGATCGTTCGATTCCCCCAATACCAGTAATTCCATCAGCTCCACCTTCTCTTCCTAATTTGTCTCCTTCTACCTCTGTTTCCCAGTATAATGTTTCACGCTTTCCGCCATTCACTCCAACTCAGTTATCTCAAAACTATCCATCTCCTACAATGCCACCTCCTGGCTATGATGCATATGGGCACTATATGGCTTATGCAGCTTCTGGATGGCCCATGTATCCTCAGCAGGCTCAGAATGAACCTGCACATTCTGACGTACATGGACTTGTCACGCTGACAGCACCACCAAATCCTTCACGACCCAACCTTAGGGTTATTGAGACAATTTCCACGACCAAAGGGACTCCTGAAATGAGGAGAGATGAGTCTGTGCTTGTGCAAATCCCTACTGCCACTTCTTACTCCAAAATGCAGCCTcagtcctctcagccttctttcaaAACTGTCAAGGAAAGACTATCTGATGAAAGAAATCGAGCTTCTCAGAAGCAAAAA GTAATAGAGGAAAGAGAGAAGTTGAAGGCAGAACAAGATGCACGACAGAAGAAGCTGCATTATCTTAGGACGGAGTTAAATAGGCTCTCAAAGCAGCAAG GGGAAATGCTGCGGAAGAAACGCAGGGAAAAAGATGGACACAAAGACCCTTTGCTAGTGGAAGTAAACAGACTACAAGAAAACATCATGAAGGAGATTGATCAACTGAAAATGAATGCTGATGCTGCAGAGAAAAAACAATCTGAGCTTGACAAGGTAGCTCAGATCCTGGGGATTAATATATCTGAGAAATCCCGAAAATTATCTTCAGAAAATAAAGacctttcagaaaaaaacaagTCAGAAAATGCAAAAAATCAGGAGAGAACTTCTGGCTCAATCAAG GAATCTAAAACATCTCATGAGAAGCCTCAGTCTAAGAGCCCCAAACCTACTGACTCCTCTTCACAACCATCAAAGCAGCATCTCCAGGCGACCAGTATTTATGACTACTATGATACAGGGAATCATTGGTGTAAGGATTGCAACACCATCTGTGGGACCATGTTTGATTTCTTCACACATATGCATAATAAGAAGCATAGGCAG ACCCTGGATCCATACAACAGACCATGGGCTTCAAAGattgaaaatgaaacaaaacaggaCATTACAAAGCGCATTGACAAAATACCTGTTCCTGCTAAAG GTTGTGAATTTCTAATCCCAATCACTGGATATTACTGCCAGCTCTGCCATGAATTTTTTGGAGACCAGATATCTGCAGAACAACATATGAAAAGTCACCCACATAATGAgaaatatatg AAACATATTGAAGAAAATCCACTCTATGAAGAAAGAAGGAACCTGGATCGTCAAGCAGGGTTGTCTGTGATTCAAGAAACAGAACGGAGACTGAAACGGAAACAGAGTGAAAAACAAAAGgatgaaaaatatgaaaaaacagcaaaaacaccAAGGAAAGAGGAACTAAAGAGTGTCAATGAGCTAGGAGATGGAAATAAGGAATATGATGCTAATAAAAAGAGAGAAGTTCCTAGTGGCCAAAAAAGTGGAATTAAACTTAGGTTAAAGAAGGATGACAAAGAAATtgtgaaaaaggaagggaaaaaagaggactcGCCACAGGAATCAAAGGTATCGTCTTTTGGAAAGTTCAGCTGGAGGAAGAccgagaaagaggaaaaaaatcaagTTAAAGATGTGGATCTTTTAAAGGAAGAAAGTACCGAGGAATGCAAAGATAAAGACAGTAAGTCCCAGTCTggaaaatcaaattcaaagccCATTGCAATTAAGTTGTCTGGGAAAACTGTTATCCCACACACTAGTACCTGGACACCAGTTGTTTCAACTTCATCACAAGCAAAAATCAAACCCAATTTGCCAGTCCCCACAATGGTTCTTAGGAAGTCTGCAACTACAACAGTAAATAAGCCAGCTCCTTTAAACACTTTTCTGTCTATAAAATCTTCTGGTGCCAGCAACAAGCCACTTCCTTTTGTTAAAGAAGGGAACCAAGAAGTTGTTCTAGCTCCAGATATTATTTCAAAAGCGTTTGGGGGAGAAGTAGTTGACTTAAAAGGTTCACAAGAAGATGCAAAGACAGCAGAACAAGTAGAGGACAAAGAGCTTGAAAGTGTGAAAAAGGCCATAGCACATGCAAAGGGTTTGGAAGAGGCAAAGATGAGTGCAATAAGAGCACAGCTGGAGGAGGCAGCTGCTTTGGCTCAAGCAAAGGCCAAGGAATTTGCTATAGCAAAGCAAAGAATGATAAGAATGGCAAAGAAAAATGAGCAGTCTTTAATTTTTGAAAGATCAAAACAGCATCGTCCTTTTCTTTCACTCCCAGCAGGACCACTACGGCCACTAAGTCAACAACTACAATCTCCAGTATTAtatctccttccatccttcccacCACCAAAGCAGGCGGTTATCTTGGCAGATGATTTGGCTCCTGGTGTTTCTGAAGATGATAAAAATATACTGGCAATGCCCATGTGTCCCCGCCCTTTACCACCTCCAAATATTTTTAGGAACCATAcccaaaaattagaaaaaaagaataCTTCCTTGGCAGCAGGCAATGCTCAAGACTTATATGACGTCTTCTACAACAGCACTGTGAGGAGTCCAGCTGACAGCAAGCTTGTAAATTCCTCAAATTCAGATAAAGGGAAATTTAATTCtgttgagaaagagagaaaaaatgacATGCTGGCAAGTTCCAAAGTAGGAGACAGCTCTTCAGGACAACAGTCTTCCCATAATGTATGCAGCTCTTCAAGCGATCCCAAAAACCCCTTAGATGGAGAGGCATTAGAAAAAGAGAAACCAAAAACTGAGGAAGTGTTGGCAGTCTGTGAAGAAAGTTCTAGCATTGATAGGAAATCAGACAATATCCCTTTTTCAGACACTCAGTCTGTATTTGGGAATAAGAAAGCTCCAGAATATAATGTTATCTTAGCAAGTGACCCTCTTTCCTTTCAAAAGGACATAGTGATGGGAGCTTCTACTCTGACTGACTCTAGCAAGAAGTCACCCCATCCTGAAAAAGCAGAATTTGTTGCACAGGTGTCAGAAAATAATACTCCTGTTTTGGCAAGTGATAGCAAGAAGCCACCAGAGCTTGCAAAAACAGTGTCTGAATCTTCTGGTGGTAACACATTGACTATGCAGTTAGAAGACACCATTGGACTTCTAGAAGGTATTAACATGAAGCCATTAAAATGTGAGACATCAGAAGTAGCCATGGAAACTTCAGAAAGCAGTGTTTTACCTTTGAAGGTTGATAATAAAATGTCATCAGAGCTCAATATAGCTGAATGTCAATATCCTGATGATAACAAGTTAACCATACAGTTGCTAGAAAACATTGCTGTACCTGTGGAAAATGTTAACATGAAGTTATTGGAATGTGAGACATCAGAAATAGTAACACCCTTTTCAGAAAACAAGGCTTCTGTTTTGGAAGTTAATTTGAGCAAACCATTAGACATTGAGCAACCAGAATTTGAATGTAATGATAGCAAGTTTGCCATACAGTTATCAGAAAACATTGCACCTGTAGAAGATGTTAGCATAAGGTCATTAAAATGTGAGGCATCAGAAATAATTAAGCAGTTTTCAGAAAGCAATGCACCTTTGGAATGTGATAACAAGAAGCCATCAGAGCTTGAGATAGCAGAGTTTAAGTGTCCTGATGATAAAGAGTTAGGAATGCAATTATTAGAAAACACTGTTGCTCTGGCAGAAGATTTGAGCAAGAAAAAAACAGAGCTTGAAACAGCAGAATTGGCAGTGCCATTGCCAGATAGTGATGCTACTACTTTGGAAGAACTTCCCAAGAATCCACTGGTACCTGAGACTGTAGAGTTTAAATCTGCAGATAATTTTGCTATGCCATTGTCAGAAGACAGGCTTGCTCCTTTAGAAGATGCTATCATGAAAACAACAGAATTTGAGATGGAGGAATTTAGTTCTTCTAATGAAAAAGAGTCAGCAGTACAATTGCCAGAAAAAGACAGTGATTTTAATAAGAAACCTATAATGAGATATGATAATGTAACAAATTGTAAAGACACTGATGGGAAGCTACAAGACCAGCAGAATATGGGAGGTTGTGATAAGTCCAAGTTAGAAAATAATGACAGTGATTTGGAAATGAAAGCATCTGTGACAAGTTCAGGAGAGAGAGATTCAGAAATAAGAGATCCAGAATCAGCAGAACATCCTTTTGTACCGAATCGGGGAGACAGTCCAAAGTTATTTGAACTGCAAATTGAGGCTAACAAAGAAGGATCTGTTAGAATAGAAGGCAAGCAAAATGCTGGAACCTCTGAAGTCATAGCTTCTACTTCAGTTTCAGATGTGCAAAATGAACTGGTCTGGAATTCATGTTTAAAAGGGAATGAGGAAGACCTACAAATCATAGTAACAGATCAAACTTTTTCGAAAGAACCATTACTTAATCTAAAAGTAGATACTGTGAGATTTGATAAGCTTGAATTAGCAACAGCCAGTGATGAAATTCCTCAGACTTCTGAGATTGAAAACTTAGATACAGAATATAATCTTTTAAATAAAGGTGACCCAGATTCTTTCCATTCTAACAGAGAACAAGAATTGATGGTTAGTTCTCAAACAAAGGATGATAAAAGGTTTTATGTTGATGGTCCAGAATTAGGAAAGATACCAAATGAATGCCTTACTAATGTAGCATTGATAAGTAATATACTAGAGAAACATGAAGAAATAAATCAGCAGCCAGTAAGTGGTGAAGGCAAGTGTCTTCAAAGTGAGGAAGTTTTGAGGAGTATTTCTTCAACAAATGACGGTGTACCTAGTTCCAGTGTAGAATTCATATGTATTAAAAATGATACGTATGAAACTTTAAGCTCTGACACGGAATTAAATGGCAATGGGGAGAATAGTGTTGCAGAAACAGAAAATGTGAGTTCTTCCAATGTTCATTCAGAAACTGTCCAAGAATCGTTAGATGCTCTTTCGACAGAAATTAATGTTGGGCCTCTTGGAGATGGCACCCTTACCTTTACAGATATTAACACTGGAGTCTTAAATACACCAGCAGTTGGTGACTTTGACTTGAATTCCACTTGCTCAGCAATTGGCTTTCATCAGTCTACAACCCTTACTCTGAATTTAAATATAGAAAATGAGAGAGACTCTCCAAAATCTGATGAAATAAAGCCTTCTGACACCCATAGACTGAAAGCTGGTCTGGACTCCATCAATTTCAGGCTGGGGGATATTGAAATGGAACATGAACCCTTAGGTATTCTACCATCTGAAATTCTAAATGAGGATATTGTAGATAGCCCAAAGTTAGAAATGGTTCCTCCAATTTCTTTGGAATCTAGCAAAACTACTGAGTTGGACATTGACCGACTGGTAGTTGAATCAGAAATGAATGATTTTGTTGCATTAACCTCTGGAGAGGAAGAGGGTAAGTTTtgtcctttgctttctggtgtaaCAGCCCCACATGTGGTTTTTCCTTCATCAGCAAATAATGTGAATGCTAAACCAAATACATCACTTCTTGAAATGCAGGACAAGCCTCCAATTTCTGAAGTGCTAGAAGAAAATATTGGCAAATATTGCACTGATGATATGCTGCCATTGAGTTGTGATGAAAAAGATATGCAAAGCCAAGTGTCCATGTACATGGACACTCTCCTTCCAGATCTAAAAAAAACGCCTGTAGAAGTGGGGGACTTGTGTGATAGTGAATTGTACAATGCCGAGAATGAGACACAGATATCTGAAGTTGAACTCATCAAAACAGAGGAAGAAAATAATGACATTTCATGTGAAGTTGCCACTAAGTTGACTCCAGAAGTTACTGAAGGTTCAACAGAGCACCTG CTTTTGTAA